In the Purpureocillium takamizusanense chromosome 5, complete sequence genome, one interval contains:
- a CDS encoding uncharacterized protein (COG:S~EggNog:ENOG503NUPX), with product MNNPAAYTPLESLFLFQALLTQGLDATAFVRISEGLRGNSLIRDGATYDPARLAPEALQQLFLLLLRDEVRSEADRASDGAPDASRSPNSRKRKIGSPPLPSLQDAYNHLEKIPTLVDRLYARYRDGVVKEVREDERRFGTVQKEIQLLEKVEKERLASKAAQGSSPAPAARDVKVGAGAHAASPSHVPIAPNATPGVKRGPTPNTPVYPPKPPTVTPVQTPVVPPSHPPVAAPSARPVPSPKPSAGPGSVLQPPAGVPHTGPRVPQSPAQPGKQAVPPRPDAAKVAKDAAPGTPQPVPSPASGLKWEKPYQPPQAGQATPSGQQQQQQQPQMANVPPTATSQQKPLQPQPPQPIQPAQQQQPLVAQQRQQQQQYPGYPPGHIPATAQQARPAGRPVLASPQGTSQVPTPLQPAPPRPAGVASPQVRPPSTTPVLPPGRPIQPQQPQLQQHVQQAHPQPRPIAAASPTPPKGAAGPHVAPQRWPQAQTTPAQQGQRPSPSASPAPLASAKEKQYTSPYTTQPPRPAIPEHIIRQAAGTPAVRRLSPVAAPTTPGATTPSSLTRGFGTKWASQSTPSTPGPVVAEPESPAYEPVSPPPRDASIVSDTPRTGMRKVMPKPTPQSEAPTSRPRGRPPRNARASATPSVSRRSQSVASQADELALDHHSMLSTTKIKKEAMTPRAHDDAGDTTADESVHGRPHMATPGSVSSRLAKRKRQESPHESTPPLSQVLWTRGFTKVSSSALDQISSHRDANMFATGVREKDAPNYRQIVLQPQDITSIRAAIKQGNKAAIQAASSLSGGDPGTASVWLPFSEDLVPPKGIVNSAQLERELVHMFCNAIMYNPDPDRGPGAAFMKRSQDEEEEVVGYHVDENGVVKNTRSMFVEVEKLLGDLRSAEKERGVPPPLSATRQASVATPADDTAEDEDELAGDGGAAASIGKRRRIGTRG from the coding sequence ATGAATAACCCGGCAGCCTACACGCCCCTCGAGTCGCTGTTCCTCTTCCAGGCGCTGCTGACGCAGGGCCTCGATGCGACGGCTTTCGTGCGCATCTCTGAGGGGCTCAGGGGCAACTCCCTTATTCGGGATGGTGCCACGTACGACCCGGCACGCctggcgcccgaggcgctgcagcagctcttcctgctgctgctgcgcgacgaggtgAGGAGCGAGGCTGACAGGGCGTCGGACGGAGCCCCCGATGCGTCAAGGTCGCCCAACTCGCGGAAGAGGAAGATTGGAAGTCCTCCGCTGCCATCGCTCCAGGACGCTTACAATCACCTCGAGAAGATCCCGACGCTGGTGGACCGACTGTACGCGCGGTATCGCGACGGTGTCGTCAAGGAGGTGCGCGAAGACGAGAGGCGGTTTGGTACCGTGCAGAAAGAGATCCAGCTTCTGGAAAAGGTCGAGAAGGAAAGGCTCGCCTCCAAGGCTGCCCAGGGAAgctcaccagcaccagccgcgcgcgacgtcaaggtcggcgccggcgcgcacGCAGCGAGCCCATCTCACGTCCCGATCGCACCAAACGCGACCCCGGGCGTCAAGCGCGGCCCGACACCAAATACACCAGTCTACCCGCCGAAGCCACCCACGGTGACCCCAGTACAGACACCAGTCGTGCCGCCGAGCCACCCACCGGTTGCAGCACCGTCCGCGCGGCCGGTGCCTTCGCCCAAGCCGTCCGCTGGACCTGGGTCCGTGTTACAGCCTCCGGCCGGCGTGCCGCACACCGGTCCTCGAGTTCCGCAATCCCCGGCGCAGCCTGGCAAGCAAGCTGTCCCTCCGCGTCCAGACGCGGCGAAGGTTGCCAAAGATGCCGCGCCAGGCACACCACAGCCGGTACCTTCACCTGCCAGCGGTCTGAAGTGGGAGAAGCCATATCAGCCACCACAAGCCGGACAGGCCACTCCAagtgggcagcagcagcagcagcagcaaccacaAATGGCAAACGTACCGCCGACTGCAACGAGTCAGCAGAAGCCCTTGCAGCCTCAACCGCCGCAGCCCATCCAGCcggcgcagcaacagcaacccCTGGTGGCTCAAcagcgacagcaacaacaacaataccCGGGCTATCCACCGGGCCACATCCCAGCGACTGCACAACAAGCACGTCCTGCTGGCAGGCCCGTTTTGGCGTCTCCGCAAGGGACAAGTCAGGTGCCAACGCCGTTACAACCCgcacctcctcggccagcaggaGTCGCTTCGCCGCAAGTTCGTcctccgtcgacgacacccgTGCTGCCGCCCGGAAGACCCATCCAACCGCAGCAGCCTCAGCTGCAACAACACGTTCAGCAAGCTCAcccgcagcctcgacctATTGCGGCTGCATCTCCCACGCCACCAaaaggcgctgctggccctcaCGTTGCACCTCAGAGATGGCCTCAAGCCCAAACAACCCCTGCCCAGCAAGGACAGCGGCCTTCCCCTTCAGCGTCGCCCGCACCTCTGGCTTCCGCAAAAGAGAAACAGTACACGTCTCCCTATACCACGCAACCCCCCCGACCCGCCATCCCAGAGCACATCATCCGCCAAGCTGCTGGAACCCCGGCTGTCAGGCGGCTCAGCCCTGTGGccgcgcccaccacgccGGGGGCGACAACACCTTCTTCTCTGACTCGCGGCTTCGGCACCAAATGGGCATCGCAGTCGACACCTTCGACGCCAGGTCCTGTTGTTGCCGAGCCAGAAAGCCCGGCCTACGAACCCGTCAGCCCTCCTCCGCGAGATGCATCCATCGTGTCCGATACGCCGAGGACCGGAATGAGGAAGGTGATGCCAAAGCCTACGCCGCAAAGCGAGGCGCCTACATCGCGACCCCggggtcgcccgccgcgcaaTGCCCGGGCGAGCGCTACGCCTTCAGTTTCGAGGAGGAGTCAGTCGGTAGCGTCCCAGGCTGATGAGCTGGCGTTGGACCATCACTCTATGCTCTCTACGACCAAGATCAAGAAGGAGGCAatgacgccgcgggcgcacgacgatgccggcgacaCCACAGCGGACGAGAGCGTGCACGGCCGGCCACACATGGCCACACCAGGCAGCGTTTCTTCTCGCCTCGCGAAAAGGAAGCGACAAGAATCACCACATGAGTCGACACCGCCACTGAGCCAGGTGCTTTGGACGCGAGGCTTTACGAAAgtttcgtcgtcggccctAGATCAGATCTCGAGCCATCGCGACGCCAACATGTTCGCAACGGGGGTTCGTGAGAAGGATGCGCCCAACTATCGCCAAATCGTACTACAACCCCAGGACATCACGTCTATACGGGCAGCGATCAAGCAGGGCAACAAGGCAGCGATCCAGGCGGCCTCCAGCCTCTCAGGAGGAGACCCTGGCACCGCGAGCGTATGGCTGCCTTTCTCCGAGGACCTCGTCCCGCCCAAGGGCATCGTCAACAGTGCACAGCTCGAGCGAGAGCTGGTGCACATGTTCTGCAACGCCATCATGTACaacccggacccggaccgcGGCCCCGGTGCGGCGTTTATGAAGCGCTCtcaggacgaggaggaagaggtggTTGGGTACCACGTTGACGAAAACGGGGTGGTCAAGAATACGCGCAGCATGTTCGTCGAGGTGGAGAAGCTGCTGGGCGAcctgcgcagcgccgagaaggagcgcggcgtgcctccgccgctgtcggccaCGCGCCAGGCGAGCGTGGCGACcccggccgacgacacggccgaggacgaggacgaactggcgggagacggcggcgcggcagccagcaTCGGGAAGAGGCGACGGATAGGGACGAGGGGTTGA
- the SPT14 gene encoding Phosphatidylinositol N-acetylglucosaminyltransferase (EggNog:ENOG503NWSA~BUSCO:EOG09262TO9~CAZy:GT4~TransMembrane:1 (i436-459o)~COG:I~COG:M~COG:O): MARRTYNIAMVSDFFFPQPGGVESHIYQLSSKLIDRGHKVIIITHAYDDRKGVRYLTNGVKVYHVPFLVIYRHTTFPTVFSFFPMLRYICIRERIEIVHGHGSLSSLCHEGILHARTMGLRAVFTDHSLFGFADAASILTNKLLKFTLSDVDHSICVSHTCKENTVLRASLDPLMVSVIPNAIVAESFRPRDYPPSPMSSTTGAVTFAPETSPNRLGPNDMITIVIISRLFYNKGTDLLTAAIPRILEDHPNTRFIIAGSGPKAIDLEQMIETNVLQDRVEMLGPIRHEDVRDVMIRGHIYLHPSLTEAFGTVIVEAASCGLYVVCTQVGGIPEVLPSHMTTFAKPEEDDLVLATGKAITAVRAGKVRTDRFHDQVRKMYSWANVALRTERVYDGISGAISEEDFYGFDTSGYSGSRVRDFALIDRLKRYYGCGIWAGKLFCLCVVIDYLFFLFLEWWFPRENIDICPDWPRKTLDPGGNGKKAGVAASAAASNRSSGSHGATAKLD, encoded by the exons ATGGCGCGCCGCACGTACAACATCGCCATGGTCAgcgacttcttcttcccgCAGCCCGGGGGCGTCGAGTCGCACATCTACCAGCTCTCGAGCAAGCTCATCGACCGCGGGCACaaggtcatcatcatcacgcacGCCTACGACGACCGCAAGGGCGTGCGCTACCTCACcaacggcgtcaaggtcTACCACGTGCCCTTCCTCGTCATCTACCGCCACACCACCTTCCccaccgtcttctccttcttccccaTGCTGCGCTACATCTGCATCCGCGAGCGCATCGAGAtcgtccacggccacggcagccTCAGCAGCTTGTGCCACGAAGGCATCCTCCACGCCCGCACCAtgggcctgcgcgccgtcttcaccgaTCACTCTCTCTTTGGCTTCGCCGACGCTGCCAGCATTCTGACCAACAAGCTGCTCAAGTTTACGCTCAGCGACGTGGACCACAGCATATGCGTGAGCCACACGTG TAAAGAGAATACCGTCCTGCGCGCCTCGCTGGACCCTCTTATGGTCTCCGTCATCCCCAATGCCATCGTCGCGGAGAGCTTCCGTCCGCGCGACTATCCGCCCTCCCCCATGTCCAgcaccaccggcgccgtcacCTTTGCCCCCGAGACGTCGCCCAACCGCCTCGGCCCCAACGACATgatcaccatcgtcatcatctccCGACTCTTCTACAACAAGGGCACCGACCTGCTCACCGCTGCCATCCCCCGCATCCTCGAGGACCACCCCAACACGCGCTTCATCATCGCCGGCTCGGGCCCCAAGGCCATCGACCTCGAGCAAATGATTGAGACCAACGTCCTCCAGGACCGCGTCGAGATGCTCGGCCCCATCCGCCACGAGGACGTGCGCGACGTCATGATCCGCGGCCACATCTACCTCCACCCCTCCCTCACCGAGGCCTTCGGCACCGTCATAGTAGAGGCGGCCAGCTGCGGCCTGTACGTCGTCTGCACCCAGGTCGGCGGCATTCCCGAGGTCCTGCCCTCCCACATGACCACCTTCgccaagcccgaggaggacgacctcgtcctcgccaccggcaaggccatcaccgccgtccgcgccggcaaGGTCCGCACCGACAGGTTCCACGACCAGGTCCGCAAGATGTACTCGTGGGCCAACGTCGCCCTGCGCACGGAGCGCGTCTACGACGGCATCTCGGGCGCCATCTCCGAGGAGGACTTCTACGGCTTCGACACGAGCGGCTACAGTGGCAGCCGCGTCCGCGACTTTGCCCTCATAGACCGCCTCAAGCGCTACTACGGCTGCGGCATATGGGCCGGCAAGCTGTTCTGCCTctgcgtcgtcatcgactacctcttcttcctcttcctcgagtGGTGGTTCCCCCGCGAGAACATTGACATATGCCCGGACTGGCCGCGCAAGACGCTCGACCCCGGTGGCAACGGCAAGAAGGCcggtgtcgccgcctccgccgccgcgagcaaCAGGTCCAGTGGCTCGCACGGCGCGACGGCCAAGTTGGATTGA
- the DBP6 gene encoding RNA helicase (COG:A~BUSCO:EOG09261EM7~EggNog:ENOG503NVF5), which translates to MYARYIPPAKGAKPSSAPTSSPVQTRPAAVQASPAAEPRDVTSYARYVPPAKSAPKEPEPTPTVQYFDDEPSPPKPKRKRDAEEPTGPQGTKKTKTVGDAPAAVKATTSPTEPSGDAAPKKKKNRRKRKQRTKAAESDSDDSDAEAPRPDTVSAKTPDDGDIQVDVPAATNKELKRDKQKKKKEKKAKHQEPEPILEAEVSPEPQQKPDDAAAPEGEDDVIMADADNVAQDTEMAAPEEPAPSQEKKRRKEKKKKAVEIDPAEEQLQREQEDARHKAVLERKAKSLKLAQEVRRETDDSDQEPEELHGLEPLPQPKVVEDEEVKPTYDTLPAWLANPTRVSQDMRASFKDLGIPPKAVRVLEQKGFPEAFAVQTAAIPLLLPTSKHRPGDVLVSAATGSGKTLAYALPIVRDISQGVVTRLRALVVLPTRELVKQAQDVFEVCAKAFDGDERKRVRIGVAVGSQSIKSEQEALMSSESRYDPEVYQEILKQSQEQRRRNATIADIDEFLDQGTEERDPRLGLWDGQVIDHSSSVDVLICTPGRLVEHIEQTPGLSLDYVRWLVVDEADKLLAQSFQGWLDLVMEKFQVDRFSARDFPDMAYSGVRKVVLSATLTRDLSLLNQLALRRPQLIVLESDGSVPIAEHTLPALLQEFAIRVHETNLKPLYLLDLLLGPYMKAGLADTEVKDVANTKDVAESESSSDSSSDSDSSSESSSSDSDSTSDSDSSADEPAKPPAKSQLPHCLIFTKSNESALRLSRLLAILDDTLSAHISTLTSTTPTHIRRKTLRAFLTPSSPIRLIVASDLVARGIDIPKLGHVINYDLPASAAGYVHRVGRTARAGRSGCAWTLVGDEESGWFWGKIAKGQGVRRAQKVERTKIDEMSEERVQDYEKALAKLGKEALEVRRR; encoded by the coding sequence ATGTATGCGAGATACATACCTCCGGCAAAGGGCGCgaagccctcctcggcccccACATCCTCACCCGTGCAGACTCGACCAGCGGCTGTGCAGGCTTCCCCTGCTGCGGAGCCCCGCGATGTCACGAGTTACGCCCGCTACGTGCCCCCGGCCAAGTCTGCACCAAAAGAGCCGGAGCCGACTCCGACAGTGCAGTACTTTGACGATGAACCCAGCCCGCCGAAGCCCAAGCGCAAGCGGGACGCAGAGGAACCGACGGGCCCGCAAGGAACCAAAAAGACAAAGACGGTGGGGGATGCGCCGGCCGCAGTAAAGGCGACCACCAGCCCGACAGAGCCGAGTGGCGATGCcgcgcccaagaagaagaagaatagGCGGAAGCGCAAGCAACGGACGAAAGCAGCCGAgagcgactcggacgacTCTGATGCTGAGGCACCCCGTCCCGACACCGTGTCCGCCAAGACACCCGATGACGGGGACATACAGGTGGACGTTCCCGCAGCCACAAACAAGGAGCTGAAAAGGGACAAAcagaaaaagaagaaggagaagaaggcaaAACATCAAGAACCGGAGCCTATACTTGAAGCCGAAGTCAGTCCGGAGCCGCAGCAGAAGCCCGATGATGCAGCCGCACCGGAGGGAGAAGACGATGTCATAATGGCGGACGCGGATAACGTTGCCCAAGACACAGAGATGGCTGCACCGGAAGAGCCGGCGCCTTCacaagaaaagaaaagaaggaaggaaaagaagaaaaaagcCGTCGAGATTGATCCCGCCGAGGAACAGCTCCAGCGGGAGCAGGAAGATGCCCGTCACaaggccgtcctcgagcgcaaggccaagTCCTTGAAGCTGGCACAAGAAGTTCGCAGAGAAACAGATGACTCCGACCAGGAGCCCGAGGAACTCCACGGCCTGGAACCCTTGCCGCAGCCCAAGGTTGTCGAGGATGAAGAAGTCAAGCCTACCTACGACACTCTCCCTGCATGGCTGGCGAACCCTACCCGCGTCTCTCAAGATATGCGCGCTTCCTTCAAGGACCTCGGAATACCCCCCAAAGCCGTACGTGTTCTAGAGCAAAAGGGGTTCCCTGAAGCATTCGCCGTTCAGACAGCTGCGATTCCCCTTTTGCTACCTACGAGCAAACACCGCCCTGGGGATGTCTTAGTCTCTGCCGCGACCGGTTCCGGTAAAACGCTCGCATATGCCCTGCCCATTGTGCGAGATATTAGTCAAGGCGTTGTCACGAGGCTGAGAGCTCTTGTCGTGCTGCCCACGCGAGAGCTCGTCAAGCAAGCACAAGACGTCTTTGAAGTTTGTGCGAAGGCtttcgacggcgacgaacgCAAGAGGGTCCGAATCGGTGTGGCTGTGGGTAGTCAGTCGATCAAAAGCGAGCAAGAGGCGCTTATGAGCAGCGAGTCCCGTTACGATCCAGAGGTCTACCAGGAAATTCTCAAGCAGTCACAGGAGCAGCGACGTCGGAACGCCACTATCGCCGACATTGACGAGTTTCTTGACCAGGGAACGGAGGAGCGGGATCCTCGGCTTGGCCTCTGGGACGGTCAAGTCATTGATCATTCGTCCAGCGTGGACGTCTTGATCTGTACCCCGGGTCGCCTCGTGGAGCACATCGAACAGACACCGGGCTTAAGCCTGGACTATGTACGGTGGCtcgtggtcgacgaggccgataAGCTCCTGGCACAGAGCTTCCAGGGCTGGCTCGACCTGGTGATGGAGAAGTTCCAGGTCGACCGGTTCAGCGCGAGGGACTTTCCGGACATGGCCTACTCGGGCGTGCGCAAAGTGGTACTTAGCGCGACGCTGACGCGCGACCTGAGTCTGCTCAACCAGCTcgccctgcggcggccgcagcttATTGTGCTAgagagcgacggcagcgTTCCAATCGCAGAACACACCTTGCCGGCGCTTCTCCAAGAGTTTGCAATCCGCGTTCATGAGACGAATCTCAAGCCGCTGTATCTTCTGGACCTTCTGCTTGGCCCGTACATGAAGGCGGGACTTGCCGATACTGAGGTGAAGGACGTTGCAAATACAAAGGATGTCGCCGAATCAGAGTCGTCGTCAGATTCGAGCTCCGACTCGGACAGTAGCTCAGAGTCGTCAAGCTCCGACTCGGACAGCACTTCCGACTCTGACtcgagcgccgacgagccggccAAGCCGCCGGCGAAGTCGCAGCTCCCGCACTGCCTCATCTTCACCAAGTCCAACGAGTCGGCTCTCCGTCTATCGCGACTGCTCGCCATCCTAGACGACACGCTATCGGCGCACATCAGCACCctcacgtcgacgacgcctaCGCACATTCGGCGCAAGACGCTGCGGGCTTTCTTGACCCCTTCGTCCCCCATCCGCCTCATCGTAGCGTCCGACCTGGTGGCGCGTGGCATCGACATACCCAAGCTAGGACACGTCATCAACTACGACCtgcccgccagcgcggccggCTACGTCCACCGCGTGGGCCGAACcgcgcgcgctggccggTCCGGTTGCGCGTGGAcgctggtcggcgacgaggagagcggctGGTTCTGGGGCAAGATTGCCAAGGGACAGGGCGTGAGACGGGCGCAAAAGGTCGAGCGGACCAAGATCGATGAGATGAGCGAGGAGCGTGTCCAAGACTACGAGAAGGCACTGGCTAAGCTCGGAAAGGAGGCATTGGAGGTCCGAAGAAGATGA
- a CDS encoding uncharacterized protein (EggNog:ENOG503P6MQ~COG:S~TransMembrane:4 (i7-25o37-58i78-99o180-200i)): MFNPGVFYMLASVVLFAVAVVVHFHTAHLSLPLSSSITVLAVVLPIAAFLNAYIYPNLLRNSHACALAPRDHSALERLAPVLLQGLQAVVTSVLATLLFEGLVPSPALDYLVDYEWGRLYDARDAQSIRLIQDTYRCCGLRAVDDRAYPFDDGPRACADVYGRVASCEAPWKSAMQITSAVDFGVVLVVGLMQIIGLLLMRERTKWWTALRTQDWKQPYCDDTASQSLLIPDEEHEADGNPDPPPQAQGYGALQERQPTPTVRPVEEGNPPRSR; encoded by the exons ATGTTCAACCCGGGCGTTTTTTACATGCTT GCCAGCGTCGTGCtctttgccgtcgccgt CGTCGTCCACTTCCACACGGCGCACCTCTCACTCCCCCTCTCGTCCTCCAtcaccgtcctcgccgtcgtcctccccatcgccgccttcctcaACGCCTACATCTACCCCAACCTGCTGCGCAACTCGCACGCctgcgccctcgccccccgcGACCACtcggccctcgagcgcctcgctcccgtcctcctccagggcctccaggccgtcgtcaccagcgtcctcgccaccctcctcttcgagggcctcgtcccctcccccgccctcGACTACCTCGTCGACTACGAGTGGGGCCGCCTCTACGACGCCCGCGATGCCCAGAGCATCCGCCTCATCCAGGACACGtaccgctgctgcggcctccgcgccgtcgacgaccgcgCTTATCCCTTTGACGACggcccgcgcgcctgcgcaGACGTCTatggccgcgtcgcctcgTGCGAGGCGCCCTGGAAGAGCGCCATGCAGATCACCTCGGCTGTCGACTTTGgcgttgtcctcgtcgtcggtctgATGCAG ATCATCGGCCTCCTCCTGATGCGCGAGCGCACTAAGTGGTGGACGGCGCTGCGCACCCAAGATTGGAAGCAGCCGTACTGCGACGACACTGCCAGCCAGTCCCTTCTCATTCCCGACGAGGAACACGAGGCAGATGGAAACCCCGATCCACCACCGCAGGCACAGGGCTACGGCGCGCTCCAGGAGAGGCAGCCGACGCCCACGGTCAGACCCGTCGAGGAAGGGAATCCGCCCAGAAGTCGCTAG
- a CDS encoding uncharacterized protein (SECRETED:SignalP(1-15~SECRETED:cutsite=VDA-AT~SECRETED:prob=0.5299)~MEROPS:MER0000338~COG:O~EggNog:ENOG503NU05), whose protein sequence is MHLHTLLWMLPLVDAATVHSLTKRAEPAPILRPRDAAAILADKYIVRLRDDIPAAQVETLMDSIKEEAHEVYKTVFPGFSATLDTAGLERWRNHPDVEYIEHDSKYTPSRFRLQKDAPWGLSRISAHKMGASKYIFDESAGEGTCTYVLDTGIDFTHPEFEGRAEQIHSYFEDEPTDGEGHGTHVAGIIGSKTYGVAKKTRLYGVKILGDSGSSPGSIFIAGADLVLRDMKKRSCPKGVFVNLSLSGPPSVAANEAASKLVKAGIFVGVAAGNQGGEAMLRSPASAESVCVVGGSTEDDSWFKESNYGARIDILAPAAGIRSTLPGGAIGIADGTSMAAPHVVGVAAYLGALNGINGSAPLCSLMREMAHRNAIKGVPRGTKNLLLFNNAA, encoded by the exons ATGCACTTGCACACTCTTCTCTGGATGCTGCCTCTGGTAGATGCGGCAACCGTTCATTCTCTCACGAAGAGAGCTGAACCAGCGCCCATCTTAAGACCGCGGGACGCGGCCGCAATCCTTGCCGACAAATACATCGTCAGGCTCCGAGACGACATCCCGGCTGCCCAGGTCGAGACCCTCATGGACAGCATCAAAGAAGAGGCACATGAGGTTTACAAAACCGTGTTCCCTGGTTTCAGTGCGACTCTCGACACGGCTGGACTGGAACGCTGGCGGAATCATCCAGAC GTCGAATACATCGAGCACGATTCAAAGTACACGCCGAGCCGCTTCAGACTGCAAAAAGACGCACCTTGGGGCCTGAGCCGCATCTCGGCCCACAAGATGGGGGCGTCCAAGTACATATTCGACGAAAGCGCCGGAGAAGGCACTTGCACCTACGTTCTCGATACCGGCATCGACTTCACTCATCCT GAATTCGAGGGCAGGGCCGAGCAGATACACTCATACTTTGAAGATGAGCCaaccgacggcgagggccacggTACGCATGTCGCGGGCATCATCGGCAGCAAGACGTATGGCGTGGCGAAGAAGACGCGCTTGTACGGAGTCAAGATCCTGGGGGACTCGGGCTCGAGCCCAGGGTCGATCTTCATCGCGGGGGCCGACCTGGTGCTCAGGGACATGAAGAAGCGCAGTTGCCCCAAAGGCGTCTTCGTCAACCTCAGCCTGAGCGGTCCGCCATCGGTGGCAGCCAACGAGGCGGCTTCGAAACTGGTCAAGGCCGGCATATTCGTCGGGGTCGCAGCCGGCAACCAAGGAGGGGAGGCGATGTTGCGATCACCGGCGTCGGCAGAGTCGGTGTGTGTGGTAGGGGGCAGCACCGAGGACGATTCCTGGTTCAAGGAGTCCAACTATGGCGCGCGCATCGACATCCTGGCCCCGGCAGCGGGGATTCGGTCGACGTTACCGGGAGGAGCCATT GGCATAGCGGACGgcacgtccatggcggcgcctcaCGTTgtcggcgtggcggcgtATCTCGGGGCGCTCAACGGCATCAATGGCAGCGCACCGCTGTGCAGCCTCATGCGCGAGATGGCACACCGAAACGCGATCAAGGGTGTTCCCAGGGGCACGAAGAATCTCCTTCTCTTCAACAATGCTGCGTAG